The genomic stretch GAGGAGAAGGTCTTTGATATTTCACAGATTGTCGCAGTTACAAAAATCAGTGCTCATAATTGATGACATGTGGAACCATTTTTTGACTGATCAAGTAGGCATTCCTCTTAATTCATGTGGTTGCAAGGTTGTCATCACAACCCGATCAGAAGAAGTGTACCGAAAAATGGGATGCCAGAAGGTTATCAAAGTTAGACCCCTTCTAGAAGACGATGCTTGGTTTTTATTTGTTGAAAAATCGGGAGAAGTAGCAGAAGATTTATATTCAACTGCTAAAGAGATTGTTAAAGAATGCGGGGGGTTGCCGCTTGCATTGAACACCATGGGGTGCTGTATGAGAGAAGTTACTGATGTTCAGCAGTGGAAAAATGCTCTATATGAACTGCGAAAGCCCGCCAGGAGGCAAGATAACGATATGGATGATGAGGTTTTTCGTGTTTTACAATATAGCTACGATAGCTTGAGAGATGAGAGGTTGAAACAGTGCTTTTTGAGCTGTGTATTATTTCCAGAAGATTGGGCTATAGGTCGAGCGGAACTGATAGACCTTTGGATTATGGAGGGACTCTTGGATGATATAGAGAGCTGGGAAAATAAAGAGAACAAAGGACATACTATCGTGAACAATCTCGAAAAATCGAGCTTGTTGGAACCAGCACTTTGTTGTGATGAAGAAAAAGGTGTGAGAATGCATGATCTGGTACGAGACATGGCTATGATAGTCACTCAGCATCATCCTCACTTCATGGCAAAAGCCAGATTAGAGCTGGAGACAGTGCCTGGAGACGAACTTTGGACCAGGGATTTAGTGAAAGTGTCACTGAGCCATAACAATATAAAAGAGATTCCTTTGGGCATGTCACCTGAGACCTCAAATCTACGAGTGCTGATACTTTCCGATAATCCTCTTTATGAAATCCCAGATTCACTCTTTGTAAATATGAAAGCCCTCGAAGTGCTTGATTTATCATTTACAAGGGTTGAGAGGCTACCAGACACTGTTTCTGATTTAGTAAATTTAAGGGCACTCTTGCTTGAAGGATGTGGATTATTAAGTTACGTGCCTTCAGTGGCGAAGCTGACAAAACTAATGACGTTGTATCTTCCAGAGACAGATTGCCTGGCACCTGAAGGAATGGAAAGATTAAAGTGTTTGCATAAGATATCCAACTGCCGTTGGAGACTATCAGATTTGCCTCGGTACAATAGCTTCATACAATCTTGTCAGTTATACTCCTACAATATATGGCTTTATGATGATAGCAATACGTTTTTATATTGTGTTGACGCTTATAAATTCTTTCGTTCAAAAAAGAAAGGAGTTATGATAAGTGGCACGAAGTTTGGACAAACTGAGATCACGCCTGTGTTACCTTGCAATATCCAAGCATTATATGTTCACGCATGCACAGTTGAAGGGCAAAGAAGCCTGGGAGAAGTTCTCCCATCTCTAAGAGATGCCAAAAGTCTGAGTCAGCTAATGATAGAGGATTGTGAAGGGTTGAAGTATGTATCATCAGCGCCTCGCTGTGTCTCTTCAGTTTCCTCTTACCTTGATAATCTTGAGTGTTTAAACCTCATTGATTTGCCTGATTTGAGAAGCATAGGAGGAAACGGATCGTTTTCATCCTTACCGCACCTCAAAGAGTTGAAGATAATTGGTTGTATGGAGCTGGAGGAGATATTTGAATCAAACAGGGAATTTTTATATGCAAAGAAAAGTCTCAATCCCGGTGTTGCCCTTCCTGAATTATTGTCTCTAGATTTGGAAGATTTGCCGAAATTGAGAAACATCAACTCCATACAGCTACATCTCTGCACTTCTCTAGAACGTCTCCATATAAGCGATTGTGCAAAGCTTGAGGGGATAGTCATGTCGCCCACTTGTGATGGTGATACCGTGCCCATTCCTTGTTTTCGTTCTTTGTCGGTGCTATACTTAACCCGTCTTCCATTATTGAGAAACATCAACTCCATACAGCTACACCTCTGCACTGCTCTAGAACATCTCTTTATATGGGATTGTGCAAAGCTTGAGGAGATAGTCATGTCTCTCACTTGTGATGGTGATACCGTGCCCATTCCTTGTTTCCGTTCTTTGTCGGAGCTATGGTTAACCGGTCTTCCATTATTGAGAAACATTTACTCCATACAGCTACACCTCTGCACTTCTCTAGAACGTCTCTCTATAAGCGATTGTGCAAAGCTTGAGGGGATAGTCATGTCTCCTACTTGTGATGGTGATACCGTGCCCATTCCTTGTTTCCGTTCTTTGTCCAAGTTACACTTAGCCCGTCTTCCATTATTGAGCAGCATTTATCAGATGCGGCTACACCATGCCACTTCTTTGGAGGATATTTGCATTAGAGATTGTCCAAAGTTGGAAGGGATATTTACATCCTGCACTGCTGATACCAATACCATTCTCACACTCCCCAAGCTATGGAGTTTAGTTCTAAGGAGGCTACCAAATTTGAGCAGCGTGTATACGGGTCTACTCATGTCTGCCTCCCTCCGGTCTTTGAGTTTAGCGGTAGATGAATGCCCTAAGCTAAAGATGCTGCCATTGTCATACAATCTCATTTGTGATGCTTCAGAGTCGACATTGGCTTCCTTACCAACAGAATCTGAAAACCCTGAGTGGTGGGAGCCCTTGAACCAGGATTTTCCAGATGATGTAATCCGCCTATCTGATTATATACTGCAAGCTCGCCAGTCTCTCCTTCGTCATGACAATGATGACGATAAAATTAACCGAGTCTCATGGCTGTCATTGTCTACCAGCTAAATGCATCCATTGTCGGGTGTTTCTGTATATCTATTTATACTGATTGTTTGATTGTTAGACTGCGTGCTGGTATAATTGCATAAAAAATTCGGGTGAAACCGACTGCTGGAATTTCTTTGATCAGCACTTGGATTGTGCAGACTGTAGAGAAATGGccaatccttttttttttttcgtgcatTTTCTTGTCGTAAATAAACGTCCCATGAACATTTATGTTGCGTTTGTGACAAAAGTACAACCATGTTTATTTGGAAAAATAAAGCACGGGATGATATCACACTAACCACAGTAAGTATCCCTGCTGTGGTAATAGTCGTATGATCGATCATTTAGATAGAAAACCTGCAATGCCTAACAGTTTGTCTTAGAAGATCGAACATTTACTTACTCACAATTAACGTATATGACGAAAGAATCAAATGAAGTCTGTGAATAATGCATTCTATTTTGAGTCCTTTGCATAATACTTGGATCTTATTTCTTCCAATAGGTTACTCGATCAAATTAGCTACCTGAAATGCACGGCCAAACAGAGGCTAATAGGCTAATAATACGGAGTACTAAGTAAGGATGATTATGAGCCGGCCATTTTGGGCTTGGTCCGAACTATTGCTTATAAATCAGCCCTGTTATACGAGTCTGTCGGGTTGGGCTAATTGTGCGGGCCTATTGTTCAGTCCGAGCTCTACTTCCGATGAAAAAGAGAGAAACTCCTtccgtcccaattatttgtttacttaGACGGAAAGAGAAAAAATAATTAGTCAAAGTTTCTACAATTTTATTGTGATTTAATTGGTGTTAAACTGTTAATAATTGCATCATAaaatctcactttagacggacattatccgtctaaagttgtagacgGTAAAATATGTCACCACTCACCACTATTataataagataaacaacaaGTGCCATATTTAACCCGTCTTCGTCTGCATCTCTAAACGGATATACTTGTTTACAATGAGACTAATTGTAATTGCATAACATTTTGCTATTCATGAGAGTAATAGATGGATTTATACCTCCTCCTTGAGTCAACTATACAGTCAACTTTGAAAGCAATGTTAGGAAGAAAAGACCCCACACAAATATTCCACATTATGATAAGACTAGGTTTTGGTCCGCCGCCCGGCATTCACTCTGTTCTgaattaaattttattttcaatgaaataaactatgttggagttgtctaactcacacgtttactatttgtaatatatttaactacggcatatcttgtaattatgatgaaatgtaaaatttattttcaaattatgagacacgttcactaccccgctattaatattattactttcacgacattctttctgaatatcattacgttcactactcccgtggttactattgtttcttttactaattcctctatttttttcgttaaattcattattcccgttaattttatccggcctatatttaaataaataaaatatttccttgagtcgattgattatttaattgttcatactttttctcattgttaccattgttactgatggggcatattctgcacccgctgaccagtcgacatattgagcaaggtcaaagatatccacagcaagtcaacgacttagacagcctaaccgacgcttgcactgtcggctgtctcttgggtccGGCGGGGCAACTAGCaccgaggcacacatccgcgaactcatatccaagacccatcggcggtgagtcaacagggcccgccggcctgccatgggtccctcggccgaggggtagatcagtctttccacctgctagccacttggccactacgtgacaaaaggtgaaagtctataaatactcctcaactctcattgaggaggagatccacaatttaacctaagaatcactattcatctggtaatatcttccttatctctctacaatatatacttcgccaagtaacaacaacttatctctctaagtttactgacttgagcgtcggagtgagatcgctcggtccaaagccgagccctcagtttgttcatcgtttcaggagaccgcaaggaggattcaaccaaagacgtcattctacaagcacgggtggtaacaaataactgctctagaattacacccggaacaattggcgccgtctgtgaagaagagatactagaagctagtcacattcattcctaaacaaaaacaaaaacccacccaaaaagctaagaagatgtcaaaacaacaagaggtattcgtaactgacgaaaccgaattctaccagaCGATACCGTCCACATTGCGGAGTTGCGTGACCCTCCACcgccgggtaattcaaccggagtacgggatgccaataataccagatatgccgctgcccgccaaccaggtcaccatcatgggacatgtggttgatgcagcgaaactgaagctactcctggacctaattggtagtacgtcggctcacactgtcacaccgacaagagcggcggaacccgtccaggagaccagggcctgTAATGTGACTCAAGAGACTTGAACGAGCACCTTGGAGGAAGCCGgcccctgtcaagacgccggggagccTGAATGCTAGTGGTAGAcacgagtccttcccgcactcgcggggaGGACGCGCGTCGccgcaaagaccgacgaggcattccccggaggagtgaaagaagtccgactcgcgagtcggagaaggagtccgactcaccgagtcggagaagaaacccgactcaccgagtcggagaagaagcccttcccgccacggggagaggagcaggactagggatgtgaggagccgatcgccgcgtgtcgttcgacacgtggtcgacgacCCCTCAACGCCACGTCCTAGATACCCCGTCCGACTAAGtgaagttgccacccatagcatacaaaggagagggcgacccgaccgaccacaccgaggctttcgagtcttacatgtcggtttgggagcaacctgatgaggtttggtgtcgagtcttcccaacgacactgcataggatggcacaaagttggtacaaggggctacccgatgggtcggtatctttgttacgccgacctaagggacacgtttttagcccaatattcttgcaacaagaggagggccgttgagacatcggacctccttaCTATcgaacaggagggaggcgagtctctccggttatgtgaaaaggttcgacgccaaggttcagcagattcgtgagagTCGAACAATGAATCGGCCTTcacggcgatgaaaggcctcccaagaggggacctaaagaatgagctcatcaagtgcggcggcctgaaccGGAGTCCGCCgggaagatggccgatcaagccataaaagtggaggactatcacaagactgggtaggcccagcgaggccgggcactcgagagaaagagcgccgggaggacaacccggatgaaggacgccgtgacaataataggtcacggcttTGACAGTCCGCCAGAAATGAGCTCGGCGGGCGCGGGGAGGTTCGGGAACGTACTACCGAAGCGTACGGTGATTACACCCCCGGTCGTatcgccgccgaggtcttcgcccgagcaagaacgagggccaaaagtgggaaaggcccccaagccgaagggagacggtgacacgagccgatcgtgagtaccacggccacaccggtcaccttatcgacaaccgccgcatcgaagaatgccattgaagagcgatccggaagggagcctcggcaagtatgttgccaaaggccaaaagaccgaggccggcggttcaaataagaaatccgtctttgaacggataggagtgatccatgttgtcatcggggacaacgagaacggtgggtccgctcatgggcacaaacggcaccgaaCGAgcgtatcgggccatcaactttgtgcccaaaacagcggtccccgcttccaacatccccgacatgactatcgggaagaaggactacgagggagtcatcgcccctcacagcgacccacttgtagtccacttggacatatccaaccacctggtcaagaggtgcctgattgacacaggcgcctacacgaacatcatgttcagggagt from Silene latifolia isolate original U9 population chromosome 5, ASM4854445v1, whole genome shotgun sequence encodes the following:
- the LOC141656413 gene encoding putative disease resistance protein At5g05400, translated to MLKRVTKMLSTCDLNEELRSFSSKMDYLSAQQIDVLKAVEHAEIQPGKKRKREVELWCALVEEKKIKLQKIDSEFNKQGPSNELKIQLTKEIKEVEGLIQQGKFPSGVVLDSHSATRLEMVVNTLVGSRSAKNIEMITKLLKQDDVFAIGVFGMGGVGKTTLLKKIHNSLLSDSDIEGQVYWVTASRECNLQILQTAIGKCLGLDLSKEDDVERRRSLIFHRLSQLQKSVLIIDDMWNHFLTDQVGIPLNSCGCKVVITTRSEEVYRKMGCQKVIKVRPLLEDDAWFLFVEKSGEVAEDLYSTAKEIVKECGGLPLALNTMGCCMREVTDVQQWKNALYELRKPARRQDNDMDDEVFRVLQYSYDSLRDERLKQCFLSCVLFPEDWAIGRAELIDLWIMEGLLDDIESWENKENKGHTIVNNLEKSSLLEPALCCDEEKGVRMHDLVRDMAMIVTQHHPHFMAKARLELETVPGDELWTRDLVKVSLSHNNIKEIPLGMSPETSNLRVLILSDNPLYEIPDSLFVNMKALEVLDLSFTRVERLPDTVSDLVNLRALLLEGCGLLSYVPSVAKLTKLMTLYLPETDCLAPEGMERLKCLHKISNCRWRLSDLPRYNSFIQSCQLYSYNIWLYDDSNTFLYCVDAYKFFRSKKKGVMISGTKFGQTEITPVLPCNIQALYVHACTVEGQRSLGEVLPSLRDAKSLSQLMIEDCEGLKYVSSAPRCVSSVSSYLDNLECLNLIDLPDLRSIGGNGSFSSLPHLKELKIIGCMELEEIFESNREFLYAKKSLNPGVALPELLSLDLEDLPKLRNINSIQLHLCTSLERLHISDCAKLEGIVMSPTCDGDTVPIPCFRSLSVLYLTRLPLLRNINSIQLHLCTALEHLFIWDCAKLEEIVMSLTCDGDTVPIPCFRSLSELWLTGLPLLRNIYSIQLHLCTSLERLSISDCAKLEGIVMSPTCDGDTVPIPCFRSLSKLHLARLPLLSSIYQMRLHHATSLEDICIRDCPKLEGIFTSCTADTNTILTLPKLWSLVLRRLPNLSSVYTGLLMSASLRSLSLAVDECPKLKMLPLSYNLICDASESTLASLPTESENPEWWEPLNQDFPDDVIRLSDYILQARQSLLRHDNDDDKINRVSWLSLSTS